A window of Halobellus sp. LT62 contains these coding sequences:
- a CDS encoding VWA domain-containing protein yields the protein MAVLPNVLQVSAELTEGLSVGLQRPLFLLALPVALLALWALVFRDASGLASPRSRRWFFAARVAVVALVVLSAAGPYTVQPQLTAGEPSVTMLVDESDSMAVSPAVEERIADEIEAEGVSVRRVPVGVEDSSPIGDALSANVREDGNLVLLSDGRVTSGQSLTEATELARSANATVSTVSPEPRTAERYVEVAGPEKVSLGVENRFAARVDGVGPNTSTTLTVRVDGEQVLERSMEDAPQVVEFNHTFESTGGHTITAEIDATDRFSENDVFRKTVRVVERPEILYVSPGEYPFRGYLDQLYDVETAESIPDDLSPYYAVVVQDAPADSLGNVDRLQEFVIDGGGLFVVGGPNAYEGGGYEGSNLASMLPVTTGEGQPRATNIVLAVDVSGSAEEGMSVQKSASLSVLENLGDENEVGIVGFNYQAYRVADVEPLSENRGQLADKIRRLRAGGATDIATGVRGGGELLGDRSGTIILISDGHDNPDEAASVASELSERGVRVVTVGAGERVNERTLQTIAGAGGGSYFRASETTRLGILFGGSGAPGASELIVLDRRAFITSGVTLTSSPASFNDVSVRPGADYLVAGSNGQPALATWRYGIGRVATLTAHGEDGTLDGLLREPDSLLLTRTTNYAVGDPERKATGITGVPDTRVGEPTTVTYRGSDRPGSDRPGSENISFRRVDEELFEATVTPESTGYHDVSGATYAANYPREYAAFGPDPALDTLVDDTGGREFTAGQGEEIARFATERARGVRPVRTDWTWLALLVGLLVFTAEVSYRRLQVRRRDTTSDGGLP from the coding sequence ATGGCGGTGCTCCCGAACGTGCTCCAGGTTTCGGCGGAACTGACCGAGGGACTCTCCGTCGGCCTCCAGCGGCCGCTCTTTCTCCTCGCGCTTCCGGTCGCGCTGCTCGCGCTCTGGGCGCTCGTCTTCCGCGACGCCTCGGGACTTGCATCCCCGCGCTCGCGACGCTGGTTCTTCGCCGCGCGGGTCGCCGTCGTCGCGCTCGTCGTGCTCTCGGCGGCCGGACCGTACACCGTGCAGCCACAACTGACGGCGGGCGAGCCGAGTGTGACGATGCTGGTCGACGAATCGGACAGTATGGCCGTTTCGCCGGCCGTCGAGGAGCGAATCGCCGACGAGATCGAGGCCGAGGGCGTCTCGGTCCGTCGCGTGCCCGTCGGCGTCGAGGACTCCTCACCGATCGGCGACGCCCTCTCGGCGAACGTGCGCGAGGACGGCAACCTCGTCCTCCTCAGCGACGGCCGCGTGACGAGCGGGCAGTCGCTCACCGAGGCGACCGAACTCGCCCGGTCGGCGAACGCCACCGTTTCGACGGTCTCGCCCGAGCCGCGGACTGCCGAACGGTACGTCGAAGTCGCGGGACCGGAGAAGGTGAGCCTCGGCGTCGAGAACCGCTTCGCCGCCCGCGTCGACGGCGTCGGGCCGAACACGTCGACGACGCTCACCGTCCGCGTCGACGGCGAGCAGGTGCTCGAACGGTCGATGGAAGACGCGCCGCAGGTTGTGGAGTTCAATCACACCTTCGAGTCGACGGGCGGTCATACGATCACGGCCGAGATCGACGCGACCGACCGGTTCTCCGAGAACGACGTCTTCCGGAAGACGGTTCGTGTGGTCGAACGGCCGGAGATCCTGTACGTTTCACCCGGCGAGTACCCCTTCCGCGGCTACCTCGATCAGTTGTACGACGTCGAGACGGCGGAGTCGATTCCCGATGACCTCTCGCCGTACTACGCGGTCGTTGTGCAGGACGCGCCCGCCGATTCGCTGGGGAACGTCGACCGCCTGCAGGAGTTCGTCATCGACGGCGGCGGCCTGTTCGTCGTCGGCGGGCCCAACGCCTACGAGGGCGGCGGCTACGAGGGGTCGAACCTCGCGTCGATGCTGCCGGTCACGACCGGCGAGGGACAGCCCCGCGCGACGAACATCGTGCTCGCCGTTGACGTCTCCGGGAGCGCGGAAGAGGGGATGTCGGTCCAGAAATCGGCGTCGCTCTCGGTGCTCGAAAACCTCGGCGACGAGAACGAGGTCGGCATCGTCGGCTTCAACTACCAGGCCTATCGCGTCGCCGACGTCGAACCGCTCTCGGAGAACCGCGGGCAACTGGCGGACAAGATTCGTCGACTCCGTGCGGGCGGGGCGACCGACATCGCGACGGGGGTCCGCGGCGGCGGCGAACTGCTCGGCGACCGCTCGGGGACGATCATCCTGATCAGCGACGGTCACGACAACCCCGACGAGGCCGCGTCGGTCGCCTCCGAGCTCTCCGAGCGCGGCGTCCGCGTCGTCACCGTCGGTGCGGGCGAGCGCGTCAACGAGCGAACCCTCCAGACCATCGCCGGCGCGGGTGGCGGCAGTTACTTCCGCGCGTCGGAGACGACCCGACTCGGCATCCTCTTCGGGGGCTCGGGCGCGCCCGGTGCGTCCGAACTCATCGTGCTCGACCGGCGCGCGTTCATCACCTCCGGCGTCACGCTGACGTCGTCGCCCGCGTCGTTCAACGACGTCTCCGTCCGGCCCGGCGCGGATTACCTCGTCGCCGGCAGCAACGGTCAGCCCGCGCTCGCGACGTGGCGCTACGGGATCGGACGAGTGGCGACCTTGACGGCTCACGGCGAAGACGGGACGCTCGACGGCCTGCTCCGCGAGCCCGACTCGCTGCTCCTGACGCGGACGACGAACTACGCCGTCGGCGACCCCGAGCGGAAGGCGACCGGGATCACGGGCGTCCCCGACACGCGGGTCGGCGAGCCGACGACCGTGACGTATCGCGGCTCCGATCGACCCGGCTCCGATCGACCCGGCTCCGAGAACATCTCGTTCCGCCGCGTCGACGAGGAACTGTTCGAGGCGACGGTGACGCCGGAGTCGACCGGCTACCACGACGTGTCTGGCGCGACGTACGCCGCGAACTACCCGCGGGAGTACGCGGCGTTCGGACCCGACCCGGCCCTCGACACGCTCGTCGACGACACCGGCGGCCGAGAGTTCACCGCCGGACAGGGCGAGGAGATCGCGCGGTTCGCGACCGAGCGCGCCCGCGGCGTCCGTCCGGTGCGGACCGACTGGACGTGGCTGGCGCTGCTCGTCGGACTGCTCGTCTTCACGGCCGAGGTGAGCTACCGGCGGCTTCAAGTCCGTCGCCGAGATACCACGTCGGACGGAGGTCTCCCGTGA
- a CDS encoding DUF58 domain-containing protein: MPIEPDFLDRLAGLERALRHRTDSRRQGEQQSPNVGEGLTFSDHRRYTPGDDVRLIDWRVYARTDEHFIKRYEADRDLTVHVLLDSSASMDFGSGAANKFEFGARVGLAFAYFAVAGHDSFRFATIGTDAERLDRGRSTRGELLRLVDGVNGTTPGGRTDFFDALASYARTIRSRSLVVVVSDFLDDPDAIEDGLAALGDSDVLLVHLVAPEERDPDVSGDTVFEDPETGSTQRAYFGGTTAEGYRDRLSEHVDDVEARARRLRAEHVVVDTGADFFDAFGDIWTAREPGTADDIRRV; this comes from the coding sequence ATGCCGATCGAACCCGACTTCCTCGACCGGCTGGCCGGCTTAGAGCGCGCGCTTCGGCACCGGACCGACTCGCGGCGGCAGGGCGAACAGCAGTCGCCGAACGTCGGTGAGGGGCTCACGTTCAGCGACCACCGCCGGTACACGCCGGGCGACGACGTCCGGCTGATCGACTGGCGGGTGTACGCGCGGACCGACGAGCACTTCATCAAGCGGTACGAGGCCGATCGCGACCTCACGGTGCACGTGCTTCTCGACTCCTCGGCGTCGATGGACTTCGGTTCGGGCGCGGCGAACAAATTCGAGTTCGGCGCGCGCGTCGGCCTCGCGTTCGCGTACTTCGCGGTCGCCGGCCACGACTCGTTTCGGTTCGCGACGATCGGCACCGACGCCGAGCGGCTCGACCGCGGTCGCTCGACGCGCGGGGAGTTGCTCCGACTCGTCGACGGGGTGAACGGGACCACCCCCGGCGGCCGGACCGACTTCTTCGACGCGCTCGCGTCCTACGCGCGCACGATCCGCTCGCGGTCGCTCGTCGTCGTCGTGAGCGACTTCCTCGACGATCCGGACGCGATTGAGGACGGTCTCGCCGCGCTCGGGGACAGCGACGTCCTCCTCGTCCACCTCGTCGCGCCCGAGGAGCGCGATCCCGACGTCAGCGGCGACACGGTCTTCGAGGACCCCGAAACGGGATCGACGCAGCGCGCGTATTTTGGTGGGACGACCGCCGAGGGGTACAGAGACAGGCTCTCCGAGCACGTCGACGACGTCGAAGCGCGCGCGCGTCGCCTCCGCGCCGAGCACGTCGTCGTCGACACCGGCGCGGACTTCTTCGACGCGTTCGGAGACATCTGGACGGCGCGAGAACCGGGGACCGCCGACGACATTCGGCGGGTATAA
- a CDS encoding BatA and WFA domain-containing protein, translating into MALPDAFLSPLGFAALLAAIPVLLLYLVRPDPRRVTLPTVRFLTDSDGTSSSTPLLERLKRSALLLLQLLAIILFATALATPYVPVSESETVEETVIVVDASASMNVENGGETRFERAISAARSETSSTTSIVVADGRSSIALRDGTAGDADEALSSLRATDASGDLRSAISRAQSLAGENARLVVLSDFAGDGWEPAAQSARARGLTVDLRQFDGGGDDNVGIVDRRFSGEEVTVSVQNFGTEETERRISLGDARETVSLAPGDVRSVTLPVPAGGGEIRLSPGDSFPSDDVAYVAAPEDAAVDVLLVTNDENRYLTTALTVIDPVELTTVEPPNSVPQPPGDAYDVVLYSNVAEGELSEAHVVAGRDALAGGGGVGIQADESMPVEAYGDLLLLSPDGMGSNPSLATPATDELTRDITFPPPERYVRGDLKSGTALVSTTDGTPIIATASRGGGQLLYYGYVESASAFKYDFEYPIFWKRSVYALANREALADLNRETGDRLAFGNETTIETPRGEVTAAAVDADDAGFYVADGTRYSASLLSAEESAVSTSAIDETTDGGPTAREEERTVPDPLTEFVALGLLAVALGEVALLRRRGDL; encoded by the coding sequence ATGGCCCTCCCCGACGCCTTCCTCTCCCCGCTCGGATTCGCCGCCCTCCTCGCGGCGATCCCCGTGCTCCTCCTGTACCTCGTTCGACCGGACCCCCGCCGCGTGACGCTGCCGACGGTCCGGTTCCTGACCGACTCCGACGGCACGTCGTCGTCGACGCCGCTGCTCGAACGGCTGAAGCGCAGCGCGCTCTTACTCCTCCAACTGCTCGCGATCATTCTCTTCGCGACGGCGCTCGCGACCCCGTACGTCCCGGTTTCGGAGTCCGAAACCGTCGAAGAGACCGTCATCGTGGTCGACGCCAGCGCGAGTATGAACGTCGAGAACGGGGGCGAGACGCGCTTCGAACGGGCGATTTCGGCCGCGCGGTCGGAGACGTCGTCGACGACTTCGATCGTCGTCGCCGACGGTCGTTCCTCGATCGCGTTGCGCGACGGGACCGCCGGCGACGCCGACGAGGCGCTCTCGTCGCTGCGCGCGACCGACGCCTCGGGGGATCTCCGCTCTGCGATCTCGCGCGCACAGAGCCTCGCGGGCGAGAACGCGCGCCTCGTCGTCCTCAGTGACTTCGCGGGCGACGGCTGGGAGCCGGCAGCGCAGTCGGCGCGCGCTCGCGGACTCACGGTTGACCTGCGGCAGTTCGACGGCGGCGGCGACGACAACGTCGGAATCGTCGACCGACGCTTCTCCGGCGAGGAGGTGACCGTCTCCGTGCAGAACTTCGGCACCGAGGAGACGGAGCGGCGGATATCGCTGGGCGACGCCCGAGAGACCGTCTCGCTCGCGCCCGGCGACGTCAGAAGCGTCACGCTCCCGGTGCCCGCTGGCGGCGGCGAGATCCGTCTCTCGCCCGGCGACTCGTTCCCGAGCGACGACGTCGCGTACGTGGCCGCGCCCGAGGACGCCGCCGTCGACGTCCTCCTCGTGACGAACGACGAGAACCGTTACCTGACGACGGCGCTGACGGTGATCGATCCGGTCGAACTGACGACCGTCGAACCGCCGAATTCGGTCCCTCAGCCGCCCGGCGACGCCTACGACGTGGTCCTGTACAGCAACGTTGCGGAAGGCGAACTCAGCGAGGCCCACGTCGTCGCCGGACGCGACGCGCTCGCCGGCGGCGGCGGCGTCGGCATCCAAGCGGACGAATCGATGCCGGTCGAGGCCTACGGCGACCTGCTCCTGTTGAGTCCCGACGGAATGGGCTCGAATCCGTCGCTCGCGACGCCCGCGACCGACGAACTCACCCGCGACATTACCTTCCCGCCGCCGGAGCGGTACGTCCGCGGCGATCTGAAGTCCGGAACGGCGCTCGTCTCGACCACCGACGGCACCCCGATCATCGCGACCGCGAGTCGAGGCGGCGGTCAGCTCCTCTATTACGGTTACGTCGAGTCCGCGTCGGCCTTCAAATACGACTTCGAGTACCCGATATTCTGGAAGCGGAGCGTCTACGCGCTCGCGAACCGAGAGGCGCTCGCGGACCTGAACCGCGAGACGGGCGACCGGCTCGCGTTCGGGAACGAGACGACGATCGAAACGCCGCGTGGCGAGGTGACCGCGGCCGCGGTCGACGCCGACGACGCCGGGTTCTACGTCGCCGACGGGACGCGTTACAGCGCGTCACTGCTCAGCGCCGAGGAGTCCGCGGTGTCGACGTCGGCAATCGACGAGACGACCGACGGCGGGCCGACCGCGAGAGAGGAGGAACGGACGGTTCCGGACCCGCTGACGGAGTTCGTCGCGCTCGGCCTCCTCGCGGTCGCGCTCGGTGAAGTGGCCCTCCTCCGCCGACGGGGTGATCTGTGA
- a CDS encoding pyridoxal phosphate-dependent aminotransferase — protein MTERTDRLSQRARETPPSGIRRFFELAEEMDDIVSLGVGEPDFSAPWAARAAAIDSLERGRTSYTSNRGRRDLRERVASHVRRYDLSYDPDEEILVTTGASEAVDLAMRALVDPGDAVAVPQPSYISYGPTVSFSGGEVVPVETHAENDFVLTYEDLERAGAADAEALVLCYPNNPTGAVMTREELAEVAEFVREHDLFVLSDEIYAALRYEDEHVSIATLPGMRERTVVFNGFSKAYAMTGLRLGYALGPPEVIDAMNRIHQYTMLSSPTTAQFAALEALDSCDGAVEEMRREFDRRRQFVISRFNEIGMDCFEAKGAFYVFPKCPPGWEDDEAFAEALIREERVALVPGRVFGEGGEGHLRVSYASGMSELKTAMDRIESFVTEQKQS, from the coding sequence ATGACCGAGCGCACGGACCGACTCTCCCAGCGAGCTAGGGAGACGCCGCCCTCGGGGATTCGGCGGTTCTTCGAGCTCGCCGAGGAGATGGACGACATCGTCTCCTTGGGCGTGGGCGAACCGGACTTCTCCGCGCCGTGGGCCGCGCGAGCGGCCGCGATCGACTCCTTAGAGCGGGGACGGACCTCCTATACGTCCAACCGGGGACGACGGGACCTCCGCGAGCGAGTCGCCTCGCACGTGCGTCGATACGACCTCTCGTACGATCCAGACGAGGAGATCCTCGTGACGACCGGCGCGAGCGAGGCCGTCGATCTGGCGATGCGCGCGCTCGTCGACCCCGGCGACGCTGTCGCCGTCCCGCAGCCGTCGTACATCTCCTACGGACCGACGGTGTCGTTCTCGGGCGGCGAGGTCGTCCCCGTCGAGACGCACGCGGAGAACGACTTCGTGCTCACCTACGAGGACCTCGAACGCGCCGGAGCGGCCGACGCGGAGGCGCTCGTGCTCTGTTATCCGAACAACCCGACCGGCGCAGTGATGACGCGCGAGGAGTTGGCCGAGGTGGCCGAGTTCGTCCGCGAGCACGATCTCTTCGTCCTCTCGGACGAAATTTACGCGGCGCTGCGCTACGAGGACGAGCACGTCTCGATCGCGACGCTGCCGGGGATGCGCGAGCGGACCGTCGTGTTCAACGGCTTCTCGAAGGCGTACGCGATGACGGGGCTACGCCTCGGGTACGCCCTCGGCCCGCCCGAGGTGATCGACGCGATGAACCGGATCCACCAGTACACGATGCTGTCGTCCCCCACGACGGCGCAGTTCGCCGCGCTCGAAGCCCTCGACTCGTGCGACGGTGCCGTCGAGGAGATGCGACGGGAGTTCGACCGACGGCGGCAGTTCGTCATCTCGCGGTTCAACGAGATCGGGATGGACTGCTTCGAGGCGAAGGGCGCGTTCTACGTCTTCCCGAAGTGCCCGCCGGGGTGGGAAGACGACGAGGCGTTCGCGGAGGCGCTCATCCGCGAGGAGCGCGTCGCGCTCGTCCCGGGGCGGGTGTTCGGAGAAGGCGGCGAGGGCCACCTCCGCGTGTCGTACGCGTCGGGAATGAGCGAACTGAAGACGGCGATGGATCGGATCGAGTCGTTCGTCACAGAGCAGAAGCAAAGCTAG
- a CDS encoding Lrp/AsnC family transcriptional regulator: MEAKRELLDLLLSDARQSTEDIARQLGSDAATVEALIDELESEGAIRGYQAVVDWDSADREHVRAEVELNVELDRETGYEEIARRIAKFPEVSSLRLISGSYDFAVDVEGESMHDVSRFVSEQIAPIPEVTQTVTHFVMTTYKERGVYFGDGDDDDRLAVSP, from the coding sequence ATGGAAGCGAAGCGGGAACTGCTCGACCTGTTGCTGAGCGACGCTCGTCAGAGCACCGAGGACATCGCGCGACAACTCGGGAGCGACGCAGCAACGGTCGAGGCCCTGATCGACGAACTGGAGTCGGAGGGCGCGATCCGCGGCTACCAAGCGGTCGTCGACTGGGACAGCGCGGACAGAGAGCACGTCCGCGCGGAGGTCGAGTTGAACGTCGAACTCGACCGCGAGACGGGCTACGAGGAGATCGCACGGCGCATCGCGAAGTTCCCCGAGGTGTCGTCGCTGCGGCTCATCTCCGGCAGTTACGACTTCGCCGTCGACGTCGAGGGCGAGTCGATGCACGACGTCTCGAGGTTCGTCTCCGAGCAGATCGCGCCGATCCCGGAGGTCACCCAGACCGTGACGCACTTCGTGATGACGACGTACAAGGAGCGAGGGGTCTACTTCGGCGACGGCGACGACGACGACCGCCTCGCCGTCTCGCCATGA
- a CDS encoding DUF7504 family protein: MRTGGRPEETTVGATVGVATALDELKSRGSALLVVGSVPEEVYARVSACLLGGDCTADRRRLVVEDATTPEARYASVDRWTPEWTRILQCNVATRGSTAAASGGVEFSPGQPGSDRSRPTPRSSRFSTDRPSRSTDTESGSRQGATTTVNGSITELGVEIGGAIQQFDSVAGGLDPAELRVGFDCVDTLLAEYDERTVFRFLHLLANDVRTVNGMAHVRFPKPFEAESTRLFAPLFDAVIELRLNGSEPQQRWHFRDADVVSEWLPVDS; encoded by the coding sequence ATGCGCACAGGTGGCAGGCCTGAGGAGACGACAGTCGGTGCCACTGTGGGTGTTGCGACCGCTCTCGACGAACTGAAATCCCGCGGCAGTGCGCTTCTCGTCGTCGGTTCAGTTCCGGAAGAGGTGTACGCCCGAGTGTCCGCGTGTCTACTCGGCGGCGACTGTACGGCGGATCGACGCCGTCTCGTCGTTGAAGACGCGACCACTCCCGAAGCCCGATACGCGTCCGTCGATAGATGGACGCCGGAGTGGACCCGGATTCTCCAGTGCAACGTCGCCACCCGCGGATCGACGGCCGCGGCTAGCGGCGGCGTCGAATTCTCACCCGGTCAACCCGGTTCGGATCGGAGCCGACCAACGCCTCGATCATCGCGGTTTTCCACGGATCGTCCATCCCGATCAACTGATACCGAAAGCGGGAGTCGACAGGGTGCGACGACAACCGTGAACGGGTCGATCACGGAACTCGGTGTCGAAATCGGGGGAGCGATACAGCAGTTCGACTCGGTAGCGGGCGGACTCGACCCCGCCGAATTGCGCGTCGGATTCGACTGCGTGGACACGCTGCTCGCGGAGTACGACGAGCGAACCGTATTCAGATTCCTTCACCTGCTCGCGAACGACGTCAGGACCGTCAACGGGATGGCACACGTCCGCTTCCCCAAGCCCTTCGAGGCCGAGTCGACCCGGCTGTTCGCCCCGCTCTTCGACGCGGTCATCGAACTACGTCTCAACGGGAGCGAACCACAGCAGCGCTGGCACTTCCGGGACGCAGACGTCGTCTCGGAGTGGCTTCCGGTCGATTCGTGA
- a CDS encoding AAA family ATPase, whose product MSGNQEIDSIQRRLAALREEVAKRIVGQEAVVEQLLVCLLCDGNALIESNPGLGKTTLVRTVAEATDLSFSRIQNTPDLMPADITGTEIIREVGGEREFVFERGPVFANLVLADEINRATPKTQAALLEAMQEKQVTTAGETRELPRPFFVLATQNPIDQEGTYPLPEAQTDRFLLKILVDYPDRDEERAIVDRYTTGATDPSVDRVLSRDGLQRAQQLTRQVPIADDVRDDVIDLVRSTRTAENVEFGASPRASMGLVLAAKARAFLDGRSHVASADVEAMANPVLRHRIVVDFRAEREDVTPDDIVSELL is encoded by the coding sequence ATGAGCGGAAACCAAGAGATCGACAGTATCCAGCGCAGACTCGCCGCCCTCCGCGAGGAGGTCGCAAAGCGAATCGTCGGCCAGGAAGCCGTCGTCGAACAGCTGCTCGTCTGTCTGCTTTGTGACGGCAACGCGCTGATCGAGAGCAACCCCGGACTGGGCAAGACGACGCTGGTGCGGACGGTCGCGGAGGCGACTGACCTGTCGTTCTCGCGCATCCAGAACACGCCGGATCTGATGCCCGCCGACATCACTGGGACCGAGATCATCCGGGAGGTCGGCGGCGAACGCGAGTTCGTCTTCGAGCGGGGGCCGGTGTTCGCGAACCTCGTCCTCGCCGACGAGATCAACCGCGCGACGCCGAAGACGCAGGCCGCACTCCTCGAAGCGATGCAGGAGAAGCAGGTGACGACCGCGGGCGAGACGCGCGAGCTGCCGCGGCCGTTCTTCGTGCTCGCGACGCAGAACCCGATCGATCAGGAGGGAACGTACCCGCTTCCGGAGGCCCAGACCGACCGCTTCCTACTGAAAATCCTCGTCGATTACCCCGATCGCGACGAGGAGCGAGCGATCGTCGACCGGTACACGACGGGTGCGACCGATCCGTCCGTCGACCGCGTGCTCTCCCGCGACGGGCTCCAGCGGGCCCAACAGCTCACGCGACAGGTCCCCATCGCCGACGACGTCCGCGACGACGTGATCGATCTGGTGCGCTCGACGCGGACGGCCGAGAACGTCGAGTTCGGCGCGAGCCCGCGGGCGAGTATGGGGCTCGTCCTCGCCGCGAAGGCCCGCGCGTTCCTCGACGGGCGCTCGCACGTCGCCAGCGCTGACGTCGAGGCGATGGCCAATCCGGTGCTCCGCCATCGGATCGTCGTCGACTTCCGCGCCGAGCGCGAGGACGTCACGCCGGACGACATCGTTTCGGAACTGCTGTGA
- a CDS encoding DUF7502 family protein, producing the protein MSEDGDGASPSDGDSSANDGVRFDPDPGFGNPVEERGTETANVEREGSNARMRTAIAEVRREVRNVALLYAIVEAALLALLANLALDLLDPQWLAIDVPLPSVAVDALGGVPIAGDLAPTALPATALVAVAAGAVGFAAAYGLRVRRPLVERFESANTQLGEALRTARDAVDDGTDTEMARRLYDDVIETLGSTSTLELVETRRVVVTLALVALVSVASVQVAVVNPDLAGLLGGGEPTVDRPDDDGLQDGDEILGDREDVDAGDDDENISVPGTGEGSADGPTGSDGGFGGGGGSGEFDSQQSGYAGQERIEDAELVREYNLRIRELDDETPETNTDDTP; encoded by the coding sequence ATGTCTGAGGACGGGGACGGGGCCTCGCCGTCGGATGGAGATTCTTCGGCGAATGACGGGGTCCGGTTCGATCCCGATCCGGGGTTCGGCAACCCCGTCGAAGAACGGGGGACCGAGACCGCGAACGTCGAGCGCGAGGGGTCGAACGCGCGAATGCGCACAGCGATCGCCGAAGTCAGACGCGAGGTCCGAAACGTCGCACTCCTCTATGCGATCGTCGAGGCCGCGCTTCTCGCGCTCCTCGCGAACCTCGCACTGGATCTTCTCGACCCGCAATGGCTCGCGATCGACGTCCCGCTCCCGAGCGTCGCGGTCGACGCTCTCGGGGGCGTCCCGATCGCCGGCGACCTCGCCCCGACGGCGCTCCCGGCGACCGCGCTCGTCGCGGTCGCAGCCGGCGCGGTCGGCTTCGCGGCAGCGTACGGTCTCAGGGTCCGTCGCCCGCTCGTCGAGCGGTTCGAGTCGGCCAATACCCAACTCGGCGAGGCGCTGCGGACCGCCCGCGATGCCGTCGACGACGGGACCGACACCGAGATGGCGCGACGGCTCTACGACGACGTGATCGAGACGCTCGGGTCGACCTCGACGCTCGAACTCGTCGAGACGCGCCGGGTGGTCGTCACGCTGGCGCTCGTCGCCCTCGTGAGTGTCGCGAGCGTGCAGGTCGCCGTCGTCAATCCCGATCTCGCCGGACTGCTCGGCGGCGGTGAGCCGACGGTCGATCGTCCGGACGACGACGGCCTGCAGGACGGCGACGAGATCCTCGGCGACCGCGAGGACGTCGACGCGGGCGACGACGACGAAAACATCTCGGTGCCGGGCACCGGCGAGGGGAGCGCCGACGGCCCGACGGGCTCGGACGGCGGGTTCGGAGGCGGCGGCGGAAGCGGGGAGTTCGACAGCCAGCAGTCGGGGTACGCCGGACAGGAGCGGATCGAAGACGCCGAACTCGTGCGAGAGTACAACCTTCGGATCAGGGAACTCGACGACGAAACCCCCGAGACGAACACGGACGACACACCCTAA
- a CDS encoding MFS transporter, translating into MTDAQDRRVVALVSGSHFVNHAYIVMVAPLVTVLAARFDVSIAAIGLAIGVQNVVILALQLPMGYVSDAYSRTLVLGISLVVGTAGAALTALSTSYAWLLVAQVILGIGVAGHHPAHYPLLAAVSSAENRGRAYSTHAFGGAVGLAAPFAAVAATTALGLSWRVALGVVTVLGGAYTAYCLLSFRSIDDDVTKPGLAERPDERPTVASVPGRMRALFRTLTASPGILGLTLLAFLTSTAAWTIRTYTPNLLAAGYGLPDGTASALTSAMLVVGAGLILLGGTLTDRAGAGPVVIVGYALLTVVAALLSTLVLPTLALGVVLLFSGSISLSRPARSTLADLLSARADLGKNFALVTIGISLGGAIAPPLFGYLIETAGLARSFGAVAALGALSLALGWWIVRDAAFDISSTPMPSDD; encoded by the coding sequence GTGACCGACGCACAGGACCGCCGGGTCGTCGCCCTCGTCTCGGGGTCGCACTTCGTCAACCACGCCTACATCGTGATGGTGGCCCCGCTCGTGACCGTTCTCGCCGCGCGCTTCGACGTCAGCATCGCCGCCATCGGCCTCGCAATCGGCGTCCAAAACGTGGTCATCCTCGCCCTCCAACTGCCGATGGGCTACGTTTCCGACGCCTACAGTCGGACGCTCGTCTTGGGAATCTCGCTCGTCGTTGGCACCGCGGGCGCGGCGCTCACGGCGCTTTCGACCTCCTACGCGTGGCTTCTCGTCGCGCAGGTGATCCTCGGAATCGGCGTCGCCGGACACCACCCGGCGCACTACCCGCTTTTGGCCGCGGTCTCGTCGGCCGAAAACCGCGGGCGCGCCTACAGCACGCACGCCTTCGGCGGGGCCGTCGGGCTCGCGGCACCGTTCGCGGCCGTCGCGGCGACGACCGCCCTCGGCCTCTCGTGGCGAGTCGCTCTCGGCGTCGTGACTGTTTTGGGTGGGGCGTACACCGCCTACTGCCTGCTCAGTTTCCGCTCGATCGACGACGACGTCACGAAACCCGGGCTCGCAGAGCGCCCCGACGAGCGGCCGACGGTGGCCTCCGTTCCCGGACGAATGCGGGCGCTGTTCCGGACGCTCACGGCGTCTCCCGGAATCCTCGGACTGACGCTGCTCGCGTTTCTGACCTCGACGGCGGCGTGGACGATTCGGACGTACACGCCGAACCTGCTGGCGGCCGGCTACGGCCTGCCCGACGGGACCGCGAGTGCGCTCACCTCGGCGATGCTCGTCGTCGGCGCGGGGTTGATCCTCCTCGGCGGTACGCTCACCGACCGCGCCGGTGCCGGCCCGGTCGTCATCGTCGGCTACGCGCTGTTGACCGTCGTCGCCGCGCTCCTCTCGACGCTCGTGCTCCCGACGCTCGCACTCGGCGTCGTGCTTCTCTTCAGCGGGAGCATCAGCCTCTCCCGACCGGCGCGGTCGACGCTCGCGGACCTCCTCTCCGCGCGGGCCGACCTCGGGAAGAACTTCGCGCTCGTGACGATCGGGATCTCGCTGGGCGGCGCGATCGCCCCGCCGTTGTTCGGGTATCTGATCGAAACCGCCGGTCTCGCGCGGTCGTTCGGTGCCGTCGCCGCGTTGGGTGCACTCTCGCTCGCGCTCGGATGGTGGATCGTCCGCGACGCGGCGTTCGACATCTCGTCGACGCCGATGCCCAGCGACGATTGA